The window GCAGCCCTATTAGCTTGCCATTAAACTTTTTAGATGCCACAGACAATCAAGGTTTAGCTATTGGTATGGTTTCCACAGCTAAAGATGCATCTGGGAATGATTCCAATCCTTTTACGGCTACTTGGGATTATTTTGAAGTGTATGAAAACCAAAACGGCATATTAACTTCCAATCCAAATCCTTTAGATTTTGGCTTAACCCCTACTACCAATTCATTAAGAACAAAACATATAACCGTAAATAATGAGGGAGGACCAACAGATGATGCTATTACCATAACTGCACTAAATTTTTCTGGCACAGACGCTGCTATGTTTTCAAGTAATATATCCTTACCATTAACCATTAATGCAGGAACCAGTGAAGAAATTCCTATTCACTTTATTTCGAATACTATTTTAGGAGGAAAGAGCGCTTCTGTAGAAATTGTACATTCAGGAAACAACCCTTCTATTCCAATAAATTTAACAGGAGAAATCACAGATGCATTTTCACCAATAGTTAGAATAAATGCTGGAGGCCCTTTAGTAGCCGCAAATGATTCTGGTCCAGATTGGGAATTTAATGAACTTAATGGAACTTATACAGGCGTATCCTATTCTGTTTCTTCTGGATCTAGATATGTACTTTCTACTTTAGATTACTCCTTAAAAGATGCATCCATTCCTAACTATATAGACCAAACTACTTATGAAACCGTTATGAATTCACAACGGAGTATTAGTGCTTCTTCTATTCCTATGATATTTTCTATTCCGGTACCCAATGGCGATTATATTGTGAATTTTTATGTCGCAAACCTATATAATGGAACATCGGAACCTGGAGAACGATTATATAGTGTAGATATAGAAAACCAAAGATTTTTAGAAAACTTTGACCCTTCTGAAACTTATGGTAATAGAGTTGCAGGATTGATTCAGCAAAACGTACTTGTATTAGATGGAATTTTAGAAATTGAATTTTTTAGAATCTTAGAAAATCCAATGGTAAATGCTATTGAAATTCTTGCCTTACAAGCTTCGGATATCAGTATCGATCCTATTGCAGATATTACCAATTGTGCTTTAGAAATTTCAGATTTTTCTGCTATTGCTAATGGCGGAAGCGCTTCTGAAAACTTCACCTATTCCATTATCGGACAACCAAGTGGATTACAAATTGAACCAACTAATGGGCTAATTTTTGGCACTATAGATGCTAGTGCTACAACTGGAGGATTAAATAGCGATGGTATACATCAAGTAACTGTTACGGTTTCTAAACTTGGTAGTAGCGATGCTACAGAAACATTTATTTGGACCGTTCTTGAAGATACCGAACCTCCTGTGATTACTTGTCCGTTAGACATTATACAAACTGCGGACACCGCTTCTTGTAATGCGCTTGTAACCATAATAGAGCCAACTGCAACAGATAATTGCACCACTACTATAACTTATAATGGTGTACGAAATGACACTTTATTATTAACAGACCCTTATCCCGTTGGGGATACTATTATTACATGGACTGCAACAGATGCAGCTAGTAATAATTCGATTACTTGTGATCAAACCATAACGATTACAGACAACGAATCACCTGTAATTACTTGTCCTTCAGATATTTCACAAACTGCGGATGCAGCTGCTTGTGATGCTTTAATTACAATCATCAATCCAACTGCGACAGATAATTGCACAGGAACGATTACTTATAATGGTGTACGAAATGATGCCTTATTATTAACAGATCCATATCCTGTTGGGGATACTATTATTACTTGGATAGCAACAGATGCCGCTAGTAATGATTCCATTACTTGTGATCAAACAATAACAATTACGGATGATGAATTACCTGTTATTACTTGTCCTACAGACATTTCACAAACTGCGGATGCAGCTGTCTGTGATGCTTTAGTTACAATTATAGAGCCAACTGCAACAGATAATTGCACCACTACTATTACTTATAATGGTGTACGAAATGACGCTTTATTATTAACAGACCCTTATCCCGTTGGGGATACTATTATTACATGGACTGCAACAGATGCAGCTAGTAATGATTCGACTACTTGTGATCAAACCATAACGATTACAGACGACGAATTACCTGTAATTACTTGTCCGTTAGATATTACACAAATTGCGGATACCGCTTCTTGTGATGCTTTGGTTACCATCATAGAACCAACTGCAACAGATAATTGCACCACTACTATAACTTATAATGGTGTACGAAATGACACTTTATTATTAACAGACCCTTATCCCGTTGGGGATACTATTATTACATGGACTGCAACAGATGCAGCTAGTAATAATTCGATTACTTGTGATCAAACCATAACGATTACAGACGACGAATTACCTGTTATTACTTGTCCGTTAGATATTACACAAATTGCGGATACCGCTTCTTGTGATGCTTTGGTTACCATCATAGAACCAACTGCAACAGATAATTGCATTGGAACTATTACATATACTGGCGTACGAAATGATGCCTTATTATTAACAGATCCTTATCCTGTTGGTGATACTATTATTACGTGGACTGCAACAGACACTGCAGAAAATGATTCTATTTCTTGTAATCAAACAATAACGATTTATGAAGATGAATTACCTGTGATTACTTGTCCTTTAGATATTACACAAACTGCGGATACCGCTTCTTGTGACGCTATAGTTACTATTACAGAACCAACTGCAACAGATAATTGTTTGGGTACAATTACATATACTGGCGTACGAAATGATGCATTACTATTAACAGATCCTTACCCTGTTGGTGATACTATTATTACATGGACTGCAACAGATGCTTCCAGTAATGATTCTATTTCTTGTAATCAAACCATAACGATTACAGACGACGAATTACCTGTAATTACTTGTCCTTCAAATATAGAAGAACTTGTCGCTGAAGGTGTCACTCAAGCAACGATACCTATTGCAGAACCAACAGCAACAGACAATTGCCCAAGCACCTTTACCTATAATGGAATAAGAAATGATGCCTTACTATTAACAGATCCTTATCCTTTAGGGGAAACAACCATAACATGGACGGCAACAGATGCTGCAGGAAATGACTCACTAACTTGTGTGCAAACAATAACGGTTACTTCTACCTATAGTTTAAACTTAAATGTTTCTTTACAGGGTAAAACAGATCATTCTGGTACCTATTCGGTTATTATATATAACGTTAATGATTTAGTAACTCCTGCTTACAGCTTAAGCGAAACAGCAGATGCTTTTGGAAATATAATACTAAGCACAGAAATTCTTCCAGGAAATTATAAAGTATTAGTAAAACATCCTATGTATTTACAACGCCTTTTAAATGTTTCTTTAATAAGTAATCAAACAGAAACTGTAAGCCAATTATTAGCTGGAGATATTAATAATGATAACACTATCAATTATTTAGACTATGGGATTCTATCTGGCACATACGGTTTAAATTCCATTCAGATGGGATATGACAGCCGTGCAGATTTTGATGAAAATTTAAGCGTCAACTTTTTAGACTATGGAATATTATCTGGAAACTATGGGTTGTCTAGCGAAACACAAAACGATTAAAAAATAGAAATTATGAAAACATTAAAATCAATTCAGATAAAAATGTTCTTATTACTAACTTTGGTTAGTAGTATCCATCTTACTGCACAAACAGTAGATGTAGTAGCTAATGTAGATGTAGTTCCTCCAGTAACGGTAGGACAAACTTTTACATACACTTTGCAGGCAGTTGCAGGAACAACACCATACAGAGTGGTACAAGTATATTTAAATTACAATAATTCTGCCATTCAATTAAACAGTTTAACTCCAGATAATACGGATTTAAATGAAATACAAAATATCACCTCAGAATCTGGGGTGATACGATATTCTGCTGGTTCTTTATCCAATGACGTAACTGGAACAACAACCGTTTTTACTGCTGTTTTTGAGGTTGTAGCAGCCACAGAAAACATATTGATTACGCATGACTTAGCATCCAATGGAAACCCTAATGGAACTGGTGTAGGAAATAGTAGTGGTATCGATATAATAGGGTCTGCAAACAATATTATATTAGCAACACTTACTACCGAAGAAAACAACTTTAGTGAAAGCTTTTCAGTATTTCCAAATCCCGTAAGTGATGTGCTTTATATCAAAACAAATACTGCTTCAGAAATTAAAAACATAAGCATTCACAGTATCGATGGTAAACGTATTCAACAAATAGAAGATATACATACTATTTCAAACCAAATAGCTATTCCTGTGCAACATCTAGAAGAAGCGTTATACTTTATAACCATTACATCTATAGAAAATGAAGTCGCCAATTTTAAAATACTAATTAATCAATAACCAAGCTTTAGTAACGTGTTAGGGTCTGGACAGTTTTTTATAAACTTGTTCAGATTTTTTTTGCTACATACTCCAGGATAATCACCAATATAATCTTCCATATTTCTTATAATTTGAAAGTGTAGATGTGGCGCATAATCGCCATTAACTGTTGCATCTCCTAAAGTTGCAATACATGCTCCCGCTTTTAAAAGTTGACCTACTTTTATAGATTGTATAGATGCCACACTTAAATGACCATAAAGGGTATAAAAAACTTGATCTTTAATACTATGCTTTAAAATTATAGTTGGTCCATAATCCCCAAAATTAGGATTGTTTTTAAAACTATGAACGGTTGCATCCAAAGGTGTGTATATTTTTGTTCCTGCCGCAATCCATAAATCGATGCCTAAATGAATGTTTCGTTCTTCCTCTATATTTTGGGACTTAAAATAAGTACTTCGTTTGTAAATATTTCGCTTTTCAGCATAACCACCAAAAGCAACTTTTTTATTATGCTTTTTTAAATAGTGTTGTATAAAACCTTGCCAATCTTGCGAAGAAGAAACATTAAACGTATTTAAATCGGAATTGTTTTCCGATAAATCTATTGAAATATAATCTGAATTTGGAATAGTAGCATCTAATACACGAAGCGGTTTTTTGTGGATGCTTTTTAAGAATAAGAAGAAATCTTCAGAATGCATTGAATCTACTTTCTTTCAAAAGTAAACATAAATGCATGAAGTTTAAAAAGAGATAATTGGTTCTTTTGGATGTATTTCAGAATTGGAAACACATTCCGTTTGACAAATACTAAAGGTGTATAGATGTTTACTTTTCAACTACTACATTGCTATATTTTGCATTAATAACGATGGTTTTATTACTGTCACTATTTATGGTTTTACTAGAAGTACTTTCGTTATTATATAAAGATTTTGTGCCTTTATAAAATAAGTTATAATCTCCTTGAGGCAGTTTCACATTGGCTTCGCTGTTTTCTAAAACCAGATTAATATTTTTAAAATCATTAGAAATATTACCGATAACTAAATCA is drawn from Lacinutrix sp. WUR7 and contains these coding sequences:
- a CDS encoding T9SS type A sorting domain-containing protein, whose translation is MKTLKSIQIKMFLLLTLVSSIHLTAQTVDVVANVDVVPPVTVGQTFTYTLQAVAGTTPYRVVQVYLNYNNSAIQLNSLTPDNTDLNEIQNITSESGVIRYSAGSLSNDVTGTTTVFTAVFEVVAATENILITHDLASNGNPNGTGVGNSSGIDIIGSANNIILATLTTEENNFSESFSVFPNPVSDVLYIKTNTASEIKNISIHSIDGKRIQQIEDIHTISNQIAIPVQHLEEALYFITITSIENEVANFKILINQ
- a CDS encoding HYR domain-containing protein; its protein translation is MKLYFALKRNFVLFILISAFHFSPNIFAQTISFGASGLVGETVLNPTSLEFGPDNRLYVAQQDGKIWAYTINRDAATSGNGTYSISTTEQITAIQTGIVNHDDSGIANTTQQRLITGIATAGTSTNPILYVTSSDYLFGGGGAGSDTNLDTNSSILSKLEWNGSTWNKVDLIRGLPRCEENHAINGMDIFERSGSTYLLIVQGGNTNKGAPSNNFAGTPEYFLSGSMLIVNLSQLDQMPVYTDPRNNTDYVYDLPTLNDPTRLDIDKTHAEFPYPVGHPLRDATIDINDPFGGHNSLNQAFPEAGGPIQLFAPGFRNAYDVVITENGRIYTSDNGPNSLWGGVPKIYDNATNTLLGDESTVTYDPLNHYITNEMNESGSSLIGDPLHFVGTVNDANKTYYGGHPIPINAFPSRANIIAYQNINGSWVATSTNDLQTLIAGTSGYFNPSFTIADFPDDPRLAEYLVDEPVGSSKINILDFRPSSTNGITEYTASNFGGIMQGNILTASFNGDINRYVLNAAGDSVLEHEVVFSGFGALPLDVTAQGDTDIFPGTVWAATYGANNITVFEPSDLDCTQPGEPGYDALADNDGDGFSNQDELDNGTNICSQGSKPNDNDGDFISDLNDTDDDNDGVLDVNDVFALDANNGLTTNLPVDLPFWNNDPGTGLFGLGFTGLMLDPSGTTDYLTQFVEENLSFGGAAGKATVDLTTGGDTVTNDQKNGFQFGVNVDTNSNPFTIHSKIESPFFGISGSQTAPIDHQSYGISFGNGDQDNYLKLVLMNGVSNSDSENGLQVLLEDNGVITSNNSYDIPGILNAGSVGLYFSINPSANTAQPFYSIDDGQTLVVLGSPISLPLNFLDATDNQGLAIGMVSTAKDASGNDSNPFTATWDYFEVYENQNGILTSNPNPLDFGLTPTTNSLRTKHITVNNEGGPTDDAITITALNFSGTDAAMFSSNISLPLTINAGTSEEIPIHFISNTILGGKSASVEIVHSGNNPSIPINLTGEITDAFSPIVRINAGGPLVAANDSGPDWEFNELNGTYTGVSYSVSSGSRYVLSTLDYSLKDASIPNYIDQTTYETVMNSQRSISASSIPMIFSIPVPNGDYIVNFYVANLYNGTSEPGERLYSVDIENQRFLENFDPSETYGNRVAGLIQQNVLVLDGILEIEFFRILENPMVNAIEILALQASDISIDPIADITNCALEISDFSAIANGGSASENFTYSIIGQPSGLQIEPTNGLIFGTIDASATTGGLNSDGIHQVTVTVSKLGSSDATETFIWTVLEDTEPPVITCPLDIIQTADTASCNALVTIIEPTATDNCTTTITYNGVRNDTLLLTDPYPVGDTIITWTATDAASNNSITCDQTITITDNESPVITCPSDISQTADAAACDALITIINPTATDNCTGTITYNGVRNDALLLTDPYPVGDTIITWIATDAASNDSITCDQTITITDDELPVITCPTDISQTADAAVCDALVTIIEPTATDNCTTTITYNGVRNDALLLTDPYPVGDTIITWTATDAASNDSTTCDQTITITDDELPVITCPLDITQIADTASCDALVTIIEPTATDNCTTTITYNGVRNDTLLLTDPYPVGDTIITWTATDAASNNSITCDQTITITDDELPVITCPLDITQIADTASCDALVTIIEPTATDNCIGTITYTGVRNDALLLTDPYPVGDTIITWTATDTAENDSISCNQTITIYEDELPVITCPLDITQTADTASCDAIVTITEPTATDNCLGTITYTGVRNDALLLTDPYPVGDTIITWTATDASSNDSISCNQTITITDDELPVITCPSNIEELVAEGVTQATIPIAEPTATDNCPSTFTYNGIRNDALLLTDPYPLGETTITWTATDAAGNDSLTCVQTITVTSTYSLNLNVSLQGKTDHSGTYSVIIYNVNDLVTPAYSLSETADAFGNIILSTEILPGNYKVLVKHPMYLQRLLNVSLISNQTETVSQLLAGDINNDNTINYLDYGILSGTYGLNSIQMGYDSRADFDENLSVNFLDYGILSGNYGLSSETQND
- a CDS encoding peptidoglycan DD-metalloendopeptidase family protein, translating into MHSEDFFLFLKSIHKKPLRVLDATIPNSDYISIDLSENNSDLNTFNVSSSQDWQGFIQHYLKKHNKKVAFGGYAEKRNIYKRSTYFKSQNIEEERNIHLGIDLWIAAGTKIYTPLDATVHSFKNNPNFGDYGPTIILKHSIKDQVFYTLYGHLSVASIQSIKVGQLLKAGACIATLGDATVNGDYAPHLHFQIIRNMEDYIGDYPGVCSKKNLNKFIKNCPDPNTLLKLGY